The following are encoded together in the Arcobacter aquimarinus genome:
- a CDS encoding SDR family NAD(P)-dependent oxidoreductase: MMGKKVLVTGATGSIGEEIVKEYAKNGFFVYIHYNTNIEKASKILEEINHQGELISFNMQDKNSIRTALENLDVDVLINNAGIIKDNLFFFMDDDEWEKVINTNLTGLFYVTKVISRNMMMNKRGSIVNIASISGITGNSGQANYSASKGGVIAFTKTLSIELGRYNIRVNALAPGIIESEMIENIPNVKEMKKAIPLKRFGKPQEVASCAYFIGVNATYVSGEVLNISGAMVR, translated from the coding sequence ATGATGGGAAAAAAAGTATTAGTTACAGGTGCAACAGGAAGTATTGGTGAAGAGATTGTAAAAGAGTATGCAAAAAATGGTTTTTTTGTATATATTCACTACAATACAAATATAGAAAAAGCAAGTAAAATTTTAGAAGAAATAAATCATCAAGGTGAACTAATAAGTTTTAATATGCAAGACAAAAACTCTATTAGAACTGCTTTAGAAAATCTTGATGTTGATGTTTTAATAAATAATGCAGGAATTATCAAAGATAACCTATTTTTCTTTATGGACGATGATGAGTGGGAAAAAGTGATTAATACAAATCTTACGGGACTTTTTTATGTAACAAAGGTTATCTCTAGAAATATGATGATGAATAAAAGAGGAAGTATTGTAAATATAGCATCAATTTCAGGAATTACTGGAAATTCAGGACAAGCTAATTATAGTGCAAGTAAAGGTGGAGTAATAGCTTTTACAAAAACTTTATCAATCGAACTAGGAAGATATAATATCCGTGTAAATGCTCTAGCACCAGGGATTATTGAATCTGAAATGATTGAAAATATTCCAAATGTAAAAGAGATGAAAAAAGCAATTCCACTAAAAAGATTTGGAAAACCTCAAGAAGTTGCATCATGTGCCTATTTTATAGGGGTAAATGCTACTTATGTAAGTGGTGAAGTTTTAAATATCAGTGGAGCAATGGTTAGATAA
- a CDS encoding AMP-binding protein: MILKVLNDNGLINNYEIKKELFFDEKYKNKISYIASSKKETNALNIFKSYFSNAKSILFDSTNKSILKELENLNIKEFNEDYNNKNIFNNEDFSFLYFTSGSTGFPLGALKTKENIISEIEVLTSLLKKYEIKRVIVTVPFIHFYGSLMGLFYPLFNNIDIVLKEHFLPNDLLDIIEDNSLVVTTPLYIKSLNRISSSKNLSNSIFISSTAPLQKDDAKEFNEKFSSNILQIFGSTETGGIAYKYNDETLWTPLERVNLSLNEENELKVESDFISNIIFEKELKQTNQQIQTFDYVEFIDNKFKLIGRSSQILKIAGKRYSTIQIENILEQIDGIEKAVVFVNTKKDTLKDEILDITIESKKEFLNKDIKKILQEELSNIKFSINLKIVDKIKTSSVGKKLAIQ, from the coding sequence ATGATTTTAAAAGTTTTAAATGATAATGGTTTAATAAATAACTATGAGATAAAAAAAGAACTATTTTTTGATGAAAAATATAAAAATAAAATCTCTTATATTGCCTCTTCTAAAAAAGAAACTAATGCCTTAAATATATTCAAATCATATTTTTCAAATGCAAAATCAATTTTATTCGATAGCACAAATAAATCTATACTAAAAGAACTAGAAAACTTAAATATTAAAGAATTTAATGAAGATTATAATAATAAAAATATCTTTAATAATGAAGATTTTTCTTTTTTATATTTTACTTCTGGAAGTACAGGTTTTCCTTTAGGTGCTTTAAAAACTAAAGAAAATATTATTTCAGAAATAGAAGTTTTAACTTCTCTTTTAAAAAAATATGAAATAAAAAGAGTTATAGTAACTGTTCCATTTATTCATTTTTATGGTTCTTTAATGGGACTTTTTTATCCTTTATTTAACAACATTGATATTGTTTTAAAAGAACATTTTTTACCAAATGATTTATTAGACATTATAGAAGATAACTCTTTAGTTGTAACAACTCCTTTATATATTAAATCATTAAATAGAATAAGTTCTTCAAAAAATTTAAGTAATTCTATTTTTATTAGTTCAACTGCACCGCTACAAAAAGATGATGCAAAAGAGTTTAATGAAAAATTTTCATCAAATATATTACAAATATTTGGTTCAACAGAAACTGGTGGAATCGCATATAAATACAATGATGAAACACTTTGGACTCCTCTTGAAAGAGTTAATTTATCTTTAAATGAGGAAAATGAATTAAAAGTTGAATCAGATTTTATTTCAAACATTATTTTTGAAAAAGAATTAAAACAAACAAATCAACAAATACAAACTTTTGATTATGTAGAATTCATAGATAATAAATTTAAACTTATAGGAAGAAGTTCTCAAATTTTAAAAATTGCAGGAAAAAGATATTCAACAATTCAAATTGAAAATATTTTAGAACAAATAGATGGAATTGAAAAAGCTGTTGTTTTTGTAAATACAAAAAAAGATACCTTAAAAGATGAAATACTAGATATTACAATTGAAAGTAAAAAAGAGTTTCTAAATAAAGATATAAAAAAGATTTTACAAGAAGAACTATCAAATATAAAATTTTCTATAAATCTAAAAATTGTTGATAAAATTAAAACTTCTTCAGTTGGGAAAAAACTTGCAATTCAATAA